CGGCAGCGAACTCACGAAGCAACGCGGCCCGGACGGGCTGCCCGAGGACACAATTCATATCAAGTTCACCGGCAGCGCCGGACAAAGTTTCGGCGCTTTCATTCCGCCCGGCATGACCCTTGAACTGGAGGGTGACGCCAACGATTACCTCGGCAAGGGCCTCAGTGGCGGCAAGATCATCCTGTATCCGCCCAAAGGCTCGACCTTTGTGCCGGAGGAAAACATCATCACCGGCAACGTCGCCTTCTACGGCGCGACCAGCGGCGAGGCCTTCATTCGCGGCATGGCGGGTGAACGATTCTGCGTCCGCAACAGCGGCGTCAACACGGTTATCGAAGCCGTCGGTGACCACGGTTGTGAATACATGACCGGCGGGCGCGTGGTCGTGCTCGGCGCGACGGGCCGCAACTTCGCCGCTGGGATGTCCGGCGGGATCGCTTACGTGCTCGACGTGACCGGCGATTTTCCGAGCCGTTGCAATCTGGCGATGGTAGGATTGGAAAAACTCGAGGACGCCGGGGAGATCGCCGAGGTCCGCGGCATGATCGAACGTCACGTGCGCTACACCGCGAGCGACCGCGGCGGTTACATCCTCAAACTCTGGGAGGACATGGTGCCGAAGTTCGTGAAAGTGATGCCGAAGGATTACAAGCGCGTGCTGACCGCTTTGAAAAAAGCCAAAGAATCCGGACTCAGTGGCGACGAGGCCATCACGGCCGCCTTCGAGGAGAACGCGCGCGACGTGGCGCGCATCGGCGGCGGGTGATCATAGGGCAAACACTCACAGAATCGTTGTAACGCATCATGGGCAAACCCACCGGCTTCATCGAATATCTCCGCGAACTTCCAGCCGATCGCGCGCCAGCCGAGCGCATCGCCGATTGGAAGGAATTCCATTTTCACATGGAGGAGGTGCGCCTTCGACAACAGGGCGCTCGCTGCATGGATTGCGGCATTCCGTTCTGCCACACCGGCACGTTGCTCAGCGGCATGGCTTCCGGCTGCCCGATCAACAACCTG
This DNA window, taken from Candidatus Angelobacter sp., encodes the following:
- a CDS encoding glutamate synthase; its protein translation is MGKPTGFIEYLRELPADRAPAERIADWKEFHFHMEEVRLRQQGARCMDCGIPFCHTGTLLSGMASGCPINNL